One stretch of Rhinolophus ferrumequinum isolate MPI-CBG mRhiFer1 chromosome 3, mRhiFer1_v1.p, whole genome shotgun sequence DNA includes these proteins:
- the ATAT1 gene encoding alpha-tubulin N-acetyltransferase 1 isoform X2 → MEFPFDVDALLPERITVLDQHLRPPARRPGTTTPARVDLQQQIMTIVDELGKASAKAQHLPAPITSASRMQSNRHVMYVLKDTSARPAGKGAIIGFLKVGYKKLFVLDDREAHNEVEPLCILDFYIHESLQRHGHGRELFQYMLQKERVEPHQLAIDRPSQKLLKFLNKHYNLETTVPQVNNFVIFEGFFAHQHRPPAPSLRATRHSRAAVLDPSPAAPVRKLPPKRAEGDIKPYSSSDREFLKVAVEPPWPLNRAPRRATPPVHPPPRSSSLGNSPERGPLRPFVPEQELLRSLRLCPPHPTARLLLATDPGGSPAQRRRTSSLPRSDDSRY, encoded by the exons ATGGAGTTCCCGTTCGACGTGGATGCGCTGCTCCCGGAGCGGATCACGGTGCTGGACCAGCACCTGCGGCCCCCGGCCCGCCGACCCGGAACCACAACGCCAGCCCG TGTTGATTTGCAGCAGCAAATTATGACCATTGTAGATGAACTGGGCAAGGCTTCTGCCAAG GCCCAGCATCTTCCTGCCCCTATCACCAGTGCATCCAGGATGCAGAGTAACCGCCATGTCATGTATGTGCTGAAAGACACTTCAGCTCGACC GGCTGGAAAAGGAGCCATTATTGGCTTCCTCAAAGTTGGATACAAGAAACTCTTTGTACTG GATGATCGTGAGGCTCACAATGAGGTGGAACCACTTTGCATCCTGGACTTTTATATCCATGAGTCACTTCAACGCCATGGCCATGGGCGTGAACTCTTCCAGTATATGTTGCAG AAGGAGCGAGTTGAACCACACCAACTGGCCATTGACCGACCCTCACAGAAGTTGCTGAAGTTCCTTAATAAACACTACAACCTGGAGACCACAGTCCCACAG GTGAACAACTTTGTGATCTTCGAAGGCTTCTTTGCCCACCAGCATC GGCCCCCCGCTCCCTCTCTGAGGGCGACTCGACACTCGCGCGCTGCTGTGCTTGATCCTTCGCCTGCTG CTCCAGTGAGGAAGCTACCACCCAAGAGAGCAGAGGGAGACATTAAGCCATACTCCTCTAGTGACCGAGAAT TTCTGAAGGTAGCTGTGGAGCCTCCTTGGCCCCTCAACAGGGCCCCTCGCCGAGCTACACCTCCAGTCCACCCACCCCCCCGCTCCAGCAGCCTGGGAAACTCTCCAGAACGGGGTCCCCTCCGCCCCTTTGTGCCAGAGCAGGAGCTACTGCGTTCCCTGCGCCTCTGCCCCCCACACCCTACCGCCCGCCTCCTGCTGGCTACCGACCCTGGGGGCAGCCCAGCCCAGCGTCGCCGCACCAG ctcccttccccgCTCTGATGACAGTCGATACTGA
- the DHX16 gene encoding pre-mRNA-splicing factor ATP-dependent RNA helicase DHX16, with protein sequence MATPAGLERWVQDELHSVLGLSERHVAQFLIGTAQRCGSAEEFVQRLRDTDTLDLSGPARDFALRLWNKVPRKAVAEKPARAAEREARALLEKNRSYKLLEDSEESSEETVGRAGSSLQKKRKKRKHLRKKRQEEEEEEEEEVSEKGKRNRGESKQQTEKPESEDEWERTERERLQDLEERDAFAERVRQRDKDRTRNVLERSDKKAYEEAQKRLKMAEEDRKAMVPELRKKSRREYLAKREREKLEDLEAELADEEFLFGDVELSRHERRELKYKRRVRDLAREYRAAGEQEKLEATNRYHMPEETRGQPARAVDVVEEESGAPGEEQRRWEEARLGAASLKFGARDATPQEPEYQLVLEEEETIEFVRATQLQGDEEPSAPPVPNQAQQKESIQAVRRSLPVFPFREELLAAIANHQVLIIEGETGSGKTTQIPQYLFEEGYTKKSMKIACTQPRRVAAMSVAARVAREMGVKLGNEVGYSIRFEDCTSERTVLRYMTDGMLLREFLSEPDLASYRVVMVDEAHERTLHTDILFGLIKDVARFRPELKVLVASATLDTARFSTFFDDAPVFRIPGRRFPVDIFYTKAPEADYLEACVVSVLQIHVTQPPGDILVFLTGQEEIEAACEMLQDRCRRLGSKIRELLVLPIYANLPSDMQARIFQPTPPGARKVVVATNIAETSLTIEGIIYVLDPGFCKQKSYNPRTGMESLTVTPCSKASANQRAGRAGRVAAGKCFRLYTAWAYQHELEETTVPEIQRTSLGNVVLLLKSLGIHDLMHFDFLDPPPYETLLLALEQLYALGALNHLGELTTSGRKMAELPVDPMLSKMILASEKYSCSEEILTVAAMLSVNNSIFYRPKDKVVHADNARVNFFLPGGDHLVLLNVYTQWAESGYSSQWCYENFVQFRSMRRARDVREQLEGLLERVEVGLSSCQGDYIRVRKAITAGYFYHTARLTRSGYRTVKQQQTVFIHPNSSLFEEQPRWLLYHELVLTTKEFMRQVLEIESSWLLEVAPHYYKAKELEDPHAKKMPKKTGKTREELG encoded by the exons ATGGCGACACCGGCGGGGCTGGAGCGCTGGGTGCAGGACGAGCTGCACTCGGTGCTGGGGCTAAGCGAGCGGCACGTGGCCCAGTTCCTGATCGGCACCGCGCAGCGCTGCGGCTCAGCGGAGGAGTTCGTGCAGCGCCTGCGAGACACAGATACCCTGGACCTCAGCGGGCCGGCCCGGGACTTCGCCCTGAGACTCTGGAACAAG GTACCACGGAAGGCAGTGGCAGAAAAGCCAGCTCGGGCAGCCGAGCGGGAGGCCCGAGCCCTGCTAGAGAAGAACCGATCTTATAAGTTGCTGGAAGACAGTGAGGAGAGCAGTGAGGAGACTGTGGGTAGGGCTGGGAGTAGTCTCCAGAAGAAACGTAAAAAACGGAAACACCTCCGGAAGAAAcgccaggaggaggaggaagaagaggaggaagaggtttctgagaaagggaagaggaacagAGG ggagagcaAACAGCAGACAGAGAAGCCGGAATCCGAGGATGAGTGGGAGCGGACAGAGCGAGAGCGCCTTCAGGACCTGGAGGAACGTGATGCCTTCGCCGAGCGGGTTCGGCAGCGGGACAAGGACCGGACTCGCAATGTCCTGGAGCGGTCAGACAAGAAG GCTTATGAAGAGGCTCAGAAGCGCCTCAAGATGGCTGAGGAAGACCGGAAAGCCATG GTCCCTGAGCTGCGGAAGAAATCCCGCCGAGAGTACCTGGCTAAGCGGGAGCGGGAAAAGCTTGAGGACCTGGAGGCCGAGCTGGCAGATGAGGAGTTCCTGTTTGGGGATGTGGAGCTGAGCCGCCATGAGCGGCGGGAGCTCAAGTACAAGCGGCGAGTGCGGGATCTGGCCCGGGAGTACCGGGCAGCCGGGGAGCAGGAGAAGCTGGAGGCCACCAATCGCTACCACATGCCAGAGGAGACCCGAGGACAG CCAGCGCGAGCTGTGGATGTAGTGGAGGAGGAATCGGGCGCCCCTGGGGAGGAGCAGCGGCGCTGGGAGGAGGCCCGGCTGGGGGCTGCATCCCTGAAGTTCGGGGCCCGAGATGCCACCCCGCAGGAGCCTGAGTATCAGCTggtgctggaggaggaggagaccatCGAGTTTGTCCGGGCCACTCAGCTCCAGGGCGACGAG GAGCCGTCAGCTCCCCCTGTCCCCAACCAGGCCCAGCAGAAGGAGTCCATCCAGGCCGTCCGCCGCAGCCTCCCCGTGTTCCCTTTTCGTGAGGAGCTCCTGGCTGCTATCGCTAATCACCAGGTCCTCATCATTGAGGGCGAGACAGGCTCAGGGAAGACCACCCAGATCCCACAGTATCTCTTTGAGGAG GGTTATACAAAGAAGAGTATGAAGATTGCCTGCACTCAGCCCAGGAGAGTGGCAGCTATGAGTGTGGCTGCCCGAGTGGCCCGGGAGATGGGAGTGAAGCTCGGCAATGAG GTTGGCTACAGCATCCGCTTTGAGGACTGCACCTCAGAGCGAACCGTCCTCCGCTACATGACAGACGGCATGCTTCTCCGAGagttcctctctgagcctgaccTTGCAAGTTACAG GGTGGTAATGGTGGATGAGGCCCATGAACGGACCCTCCACACAGACATTCTCTTTGGATTGATCAAAGACGTTGCTCGCTTCCGACCTGAGCTCAAGGTCCTGGTGGCTTCCGCCACCCTGGACACGGCCCGCTTCTCCACCTTCTTTGATGACGCCCCCGTCTTCCGAATCCCTGGACGCAGGTTTCCAGTTGACATCTTCTATACCAAG GCTCCAGAGGCTGACTACCTGGAAGCCTGTGTCGTGTCTGTGCTACAGATCCACGTCACCCAGCCACCTGGGGATATCCTGGTGTTTCTGACAGGACAG GAGGAGATTGAGGCTGCCTGCGAGATGCTGCAGGATCGCTGCCGTCGCCTGGGCTCTAAGATCAGGGAGCTCCTGGTGCTGCCCATTTACGCCAACCTGCCTTCTGACATGCAGGCGCGCATCTTCCAGCCCACGCCCCCTGGGGCCCGCAAG GTGGTTGTGGCAACAAACATCGCCGAGACTTCGCTTACCATCGAGGGCATAATTTACGTGCTGGATCCAGGGTTCTGTAAGCAAAAGAGCTACAACCCCCGCACGGGCATGGAGTCGCTCACGGTCACACCCTGCAGCAAG gCATCAGCCAATCAGCGAGCTGGTCGGGCAGGCCGGGTGGCTGCAGGGAAGTGCTTCCGCCTATATACGGCCTGGGCCTATCAGCACGAGCTGGAGGAAACCACGGTTCCAGAGATCCAGAGGACCAGCCTGGGCAATGTCGTGTTGCTGCTCAAGAGCTTAG GGATCCATGACCTCATGCACTTTGATTTCCTGGACCCTCCACCGTATGAGACCCTACTGCTGGCTTTGGAGCAGCTGTATGCTCTGGGAGCCCTCAACCACCTTGGGGAGCTCACCACG TCTGGTCGAAAGATGGCAGAGCTGCCGGTGGACCCCATGCTATCTAAAATGATCTTGGCTTCTGAGAA GTACAGCTGTTCAGAGGAGATTCTTACAGTGGCTGCCATGCTGTCTGTCAACAACTCCATCTTCTACCGACCCAAGGACAAGGTCGTCCATGCCGACAATGCCCGTGTCAACTTCTTCCTCCCTGGTGGGGACCACTTGGTTCTGCTAAACGTTTATACACAG TGGGCTGAGAGTGGTTACTCTTCCCAGTGGTGCTATGAGAACTTTGTCCAGTTCAGATCGATGCGCCGAGCCCGTGATGTGCGGGAACAGCTGGAGGGCCTCTTGGAACGTGTGGAAGTTGGTCTCAGTTCCTGCCAGGGGGACTATATCCGTGTACGCAAG GCCATCACTGCTGGCTACTTCTACCACACAGCACGGCTGACTCGGAGTGGCTATCGCACAGTGAAACAGCAGCAGACAGTATTCATTCACCCCAACTCTTCCCTCTTTGAGGAACAGCCACGCTGGTTGCTGTACCACGAGCTTGTCTTGACCACCAAGGAGTTCATGAGACAG GTACTGGAGATTGAGAGCAGTTGGCTTCTGGAGGTGGCTCCCCACTATTATAAGGCCAAGGAGCTAGAAGATCCCCATGCTAAGAAAATGCCCAAAAAAACAGGCAAGACACGAGAAGAGCTAGGGTGA
- the ATAT1 gene encoding alpha-tubulin N-acetyltransferase 1 isoform X3: MEFPFDVDALLPERITVLDQHLRPPARRPGTTTPARVDLQQQIMTIVDELGKASAKAQHLPAPITSASRMQSNRHVMYVLKDTSARPAGKGAIIGFLKVGYKKLFVLDDREAHNEVEPLCILDFYIHESLQRHGHGRELFQYMLQKERVEPHQLAIDRPSQKLLKFLNKHYNLETTVPQVNNFVIFEGFFAHQHPPVRKLPPKRAEGDIKPYSSSDREFLKVAVEPPWPLNRAPRRATPPVHPPPRSSSLGNSPERGPLRPFVPEQELLRSLRLCPPHPTARLLLATDPGGSPAQRRRTSSLPRSDDSRY; this comes from the exons ATGGAGTTCCCGTTCGACGTGGATGCGCTGCTCCCGGAGCGGATCACGGTGCTGGACCAGCACCTGCGGCCCCCGGCCCGCCGACCCGGAACCACAACGCCAGCCCG TGTTGATTTGCAGCAGCAAATTATGACCATTGTAGATGAACTGGGCAAGGCTTCTGCCAAG GCCCAGCATCTTCCTGCCCCTATCACCAGTGCATCCAGGATGCAGAGTAACCGCCATGTCATGTATGTGCTGAAAGACACTTCAGCTCGACC GGCTGGAAAAGGAGCCATTATTGGCTTCCTCAAAGTTGGATACAAGAAACTCTTTGTACTG GATGATCGTGAGGCTCACAATGAGGTGGAACCACTTTGCATCCTGGACTTTTATATCCATGAGTCACTTCAACGCCATGGCCATGGGCGTGAACTCTTCCAGTATATGTTGCAG AAGGAGCGAGTTGAACCACACCAACTGGCCATTGACCGACCCTCACAGAAGTTGCTGAAGTTCCTTAATAAACACTACAACCTGGAGACCACAGTCCCACAG GTGAACAACTTTGTGATCTTCGAAGGCTTCTTTGCCCACCAGCATC CTCCAGTGAGGAAGCTACCACCCAAGAGAGCAGAGGGAGACATTAAGCCATACTCCTCTAGTGACCGAGAAT TTCTGAAGGTAGCTGTGGAGCCTCCTTGGCCCCTCAACAGGGCCCCTCGCCGAGCTACACCTCCAGTCCACCCACCCCCCCGCTCCAGCAGCCTGGGAAACTCTCCAGAACGGGGTCCCCTCCGCCCCTTTGTGCCAGAGCAGGAGCTACTGCGTTCCCTGCGCCTCTGCCCCCCACACCCTACCGCCCGCCTCCTGCTGGCTACCGACCCTGGGGGCAGCCCAGCCCAGCGTCGCCGCACCAG ctcccttccccgCTCTGATGACAGTCGATACTGA
- the C3H6orf136 gene encoding uncharacterized protein C6orf136 homolog, translating to MYQTSRGAARRLGPCLRAYQARPQDQLSPWALPFPPLWPHSTTTTSPSSPPLWSPPPTAPPTPLLPRALPLPLPQVPALSSPWVVLPPGKGEEGPGPELHSGCLDGLRSLFEGPPCPYPGALILFQAPGTSRPSPATPSGDPSMEEHLAVMYERLRRELPNLFLHSHDYTLYSSDVEFINEILNIHTKGRTWYILSLTLCRFLAWNYFAQLQLEILQLTRHPENWTLQARWRLVGLPIHMLFLRFYKRDKEELYRTYDAYSTFHLNSSGLICRHHLDKLMPSHSPPTPVKKLLVGALVTLGLSEPEPNLHLCPKA from the exons ATGTACCAGACCAGCAGGGGGGCGGCCCGGCGTCTCGGCCCCTGCCTCCGGGCCTACCAAGCTCGCCCCCAG GACCAGCTTTCTCCATGGGCTCTGCCATTTCCACCCCTGTGGCCACACTCCACCACGACTACTTCTccatcttctcctcctctttggtctcccccacccacagccccccccaccccactgctccCCAGGGCTCTCCCACTACCTCTTCCTCAGGTCCCAGCCCTCAGCTCACCATGGGTGGTTCTCCCTccaggaaagggggaggagggaccAGGACCTGAGTTGCATAGCGGCTGCCTGGATGGGCTTCGGAGCCTATTTGAGGGACCTCCCTGCCCCTACCCTGGAGCTCTGATACTTTTCCAAGCCCCTGGGACCTCCCGCCCTTCCCCTGCCACTCCATCAGGAGATCCCAGTATGGAGGAGCACCTGGCTGTCATGTATGAGAGACTGAGACGAGAG CTCCCCAATCTCTTCCTTCACTCCCATGACTACACTCTCTACTCATCGGATGTGGAATTCATCAATGAGATCCTGAACATACATACCAA GGGCCGGACATGGTATATTCTGTCACTGACCCTCTGCCGCTTCCTGGCCTGGAACTATTTTGCACAACTTCAGTTGGAGATTCTACAGCTAACTCGCCACCCTGAGAACTGGACCCTGCAAGCCCGCTGGCGGCTCGTGGGGCTGCCCATCCATATGCTCTTTCTGCGTTTCTACAAGCGTGACAAGGAAGAGCTTTACCG GACCTATGACGCCTATTCCACCTTCCACCTGAATTCCAGTGGCCTCATTTGTCGCCATCACCTAGACAAA CTGATGCCTTCACACTCACCCCCAACGCCTGTGAAGAAACTGCTCGTGGGAGCTCTGGTGACTCTGGGGCTGTCAGAGCCAGAGCCCAACTTACACCTGTGTCCCAAGGCCTGA
- the ATAT1 gene encoding alpha-tubulin N-acetyltransferase 1 isoform X5: MWLARPSCLPTVTSREEGVDHLESSVDLQQQIMTIVDELGKASAKAQHLPAPITSASRMQSNRHVMYVLKDTSARPAGKGAIIGFLKVGYKKLFVLDDREAHNEVEPLCILDFYIHESLQRHGHGRELFQYMLQKERVEPHQLAIDRPSQKLLKFLNKHYNLETTVPQVNNFVIFEGFFAHQHPPVRKLPPKRAEGDIKPYSSSDREFLKVAVEPPWPLNRAPRRATPPVHPPPRSSSLGNSPERGPLRPFVPEQELLRSLRLCPPHPTARLLLATDPGGSPAQRRRTR, translated from the exons ATGTGGTTGGCCcgcccttcctgcctccccacagTAACCTCAAGGGAGGAGGGAGTGGACCACTTGGAAAGTAG TGTTGATTTGCAGCAGCAAATTATGACCATTGTAGATGAACTGGGCAAGGCTTCTGCCAAG GCCCAGCATCTTCCTGCCCCTATCACCAGTGCATCCAGGATGCAGAGTAACCGCCATGTCATGTATGTGCTGAAAGACACTTCAGCTCGACC GGCTGGAAAAGGAGCCATTATTGGCTTCCTCAAAGTTGGATACAAGAAACTCTTTGTACTG GATGATCGTGAGGCTCACAATGAGGTGGAACCACTTTGCATCCTGGACTTTTATATCCATGAGTCACTTCAACGCCATGGCCATGGGCGTGAACTCTTCCAGTATATGTTGCAG AAGGAGCGAGTTGAACCACACCAACTGGCCATTGACCGACCCTCACAGAAGTTGCTGAAGTTCCTTAATAAACACTACAACCTGGAGACCACAGTCCCACAG GTGAACAACTTTGTGATCTTCGAAGGCTTCTTTGCCCACCAGCATC CTCCAGTGAGGAAGCTACCACCCAAGAGAGCAGAGGGAGACATTAAGCCATACTCCTCTAGTGACCGAGAAT TTCTGAAGGTAGCTGTGGAGCCTCCTTGGCCCCTCAACAGGGCCCCTCGCCGAGCTACACCTCCAGTCCACCCACCCCCCCGCTCCAGCAGCCTGGGAAACTCTCCAGAACGGGGTCCCCTCCGCCCCTTTGTGCCAGAGCAGGAGCTACTGCGTTCCCTGCGCCTCTGCCCCCCACACCCTACCGCCCGCCTCCTGCTGGCTACCGACCCTGGGGGCAGCCCAGCCCAGCGTCGCCGCACCAGGTAA
- the ATAT1 gene encoding alpha-tubulin N-acetyltransferase 1 isoform X4 yields the protein MWLARPSCLPTVTSREEGVDHLESSVDLQQQIMTIVDELGKASAKAQHLPAPITSASRMQSNRHVMYVLKDTSARPAGKGAIIGFLKVGYKKLFVLDDREAHNEVEPLCILDFYIHESLQRHGHGRELFQYMLQKERVEPHQLAIDRPSQKLLKFLNKHYNLETTVPQVNNFVIFEGFFAHQHRPPAPSLRATRHSRAAVLDPSPAAPVRKLPPKRAEGDIKPYSSSDREFLKVAVEPPWPLNRAPRRATPPVHPPPRSSSLGNSPERGPLRPFVPEQELLRSLRLCPPHPTARLLLATDPGGSPAQRRRTRGTPPGLVAQSCCYSRHGGLNSSSPNTGNQEWKQGKQETENRSASEEQVLSQDGYGEEPMHTVPPQAQAPPAQYWTMAGDMFNARFIRNLQERRSTRPW from the exons ATGTGGTTGGCCcgcccttcctgcctccccacagTAACCTCAAGGGAGGAGGGAGTGGACCACTTGGAAAGTAG TGTTGATTTGCAGCAGCAAATTATGACCATTGTAGATGAACTGGGCAAGGCTTCTGCCAAG GCCCAGCATCTTCCTGCCCCTATCACCAGTGCATCCAGGATGCAGAGTAACCGCCATGTCATGTATGTGCTGAAAGACACTTCAGCTCGACC GGCTGGAAAAGGAGCCATTATTGGCTTCCTCAAAGTTGGATACAAGAAACTCTTTGTACTG GATGATCGTGAGGCTCACAATGAGGTGGAACCACTTTGCATCCTGGACTTTTATATCCATGAGTCACTTCAACGCCATGGCCATGGGCGTGAACTCTTCCAGTATATGTTGCAG AAGGAGCGAGTTGAACCACACCAACTGGCCATTGACCGACCCTCACAGAAGTTGCTGAAGTTCCTTAATAAACACTACAACCTGGAGACCACAGTCCCACAG GTGAACAACTTTGTGATCTTCGAAGGCTTCTTTGCCCACCAGCATC GGCCCCCCGCTCCCTCTCTGAGGGCGACTCGACACTCGCGCGCTGCTGTGCTTGATCCTTCGCCTGCTG CTCCAGTGAGGAAGCTACCACCCAAGAGAGCAGAGGGAGACATTAAGCCATACTCCTCTAGTGACCGAGAAT TTCTGAAGGTAGCTGTGGAGCCTCCTTGGCCCCTCAACAGGGCCCCTCGCCGAGCTACACCTCCAGTCCACCCACCCCCCCGCTCCAGCAGCCTGGGAAACTCTCCAGAACGGGGTCCCCTCCGCCCCTTTGTGCCAGAGCAGGAGCTACTGCGTTCCCTGCGCCTCTGCCCCCCACACCCTACCGCCCGCCTCCTGCTGGCTACCGACCCTGGGGGCAGCCCAGCCCAGCGTCGCCGCACCAG GGGGACTCCCCCAGGGCTGGTAGCCCAAAGCTGCTGCTACAGCCGCCATGGGGGGTTGAATTCCTCGTCCCCCAATACAG GCAACCAGGAATGGAAGCAGGGGAAACAGGAAACAGAGAATAG GTCTGCCAGTGAGGAGCAGGTCTTGTCACAGGACGGGTATGGGGAGGAACCCATGCACACAGTTCCTCCACAGGCACAGGCCCCGCCAGCCCAGTACTGGACAATGGCTGGGGACATGTTCAACGCCAGGTTCATTCGAAACTTGCAGGAACGTCGCAGCACCAGGCCTTGGTGA
- the ATAT1 gene encoding alpha-tubulin N-acetyltransferase 1 isoform X1 produces the protein MEFPFDVDALLPERITVLDQHLRPPARRPGTTTPARVDLQQQIMTIVDELGKASAKAQHLPAPITSASRMQSNRHVMYVLKDTSARPAGKGAIIGFLKVGYKKLFVLDDREAHNEVEPLCILDFYIHESLQRHGHGRELFQYMLQKERVEPHQLAIDRPSQKLLKFLNKHYNLETTVPQVNNFVIFEGFFAHQHRPPAPSLRATRHSRAAVLDPSPAAPVRKLPPKRAEGDIKPYSSSDREFLKVAVEPPWPLNRAPRRATPPVHPPPRSSSLGNSPERGPLRPFVPEQELLRSLRLCPPHPTARLLLATDPGGSPAQRRRTRGTPPGLVAQSCCYSRHGGLNSSSPNTGNQEWKQGKQETENRSASEEQVLSQDGYGEEPMHTVPPQAQAPPAQYWTMAGDMFNARFIRNLQERRSTRPW, from the exons ATGGAGTTCCCGTTCGACGTGGATGCGCTGCTCCCGGAGCGGATCACGGTGCTGGACCAGCACCTGCGGCCCCCGGCCCGCCGACCCGGAACCACAACGCCAGCCCG TGTTGATTTGCAGCAGCAAATTATGACCATTGTAGATGAACTGGGCAAGGCTTCTGCCAAG GCCCAGCATCTTCCTGCCCCTATCACCAGTGCATCCAGGATGCAGAGTAACCGCCATGTCATGTATGTGCTGAAAGACACTTCAGCTCGACC GGCTGGAAAAGGAGCCATTATTGGCTTCCTCAAAGTTGGATACAAGAAACTCTTTGTACTG GATGATCGTGAGGCTCACAATGAGGTGGAACCACTTTGCATCCTGGACTTTTATATCCATGAGTCACTTCAACGCCATGGCCATGGGCGTGAACTCTTCCAGTATATGTTGCAG AAGGAGCGAGTTGAACCACACCAACTGGCCATTGACCGACCCTCACAGAAGTTGCTGAAGTTCCTTAATAAACACTACAACCTGGAGACCACAGTCCCACAG GTGAACAACTTTGTGATCTTCGAAGGCTTCTTTGCCCACCAGCATC GGCCCCCCGCTCCCTCTCTGAGGGCGACTCGACACTCGCGCGCTGCTGTGCTTGATCCTTCGCCTGCTG CTCCAGTGAGGAAGCTACCACCCAAGAGAGCAGAGGGAGACATTAAGCCATACTCCTCTAGTGACCGAGAAT TTCTGAAGGTAGCTGTGGAGCCTCCTTGGCCCCTCAACAGGGCCCCTCGCCGAGCTACACCTCCAGTCCACCCACCCCCCCGCTCCAGCAGCCTGGGAAACTCTCCAGAACGGGGTCCCCTCCGCCCCTTTGTGCCAGAGCAGGAGCTACTGCGTTCCCTGCGCCTCTGCCCCCCACACCCTACCGCCCGCCTCCTGCTGGCTACCGACCCTGGGGGCAGCCCAGCCCAGCGTCGCCGCACCAG GGGGACTCCCCCAGGGCTGGTAGCCCAAAGCTGCTGCTACAGCCGCCATGGGGGGTTGAATTCCTCGTCCCCCAATACAG GCAACCAGGAATGGAAGCAGGGGAAACAGGAAACAGAGAATAG GTCTGCCAGTGAGGAGCAGGTCTTGTCACAGGACGGGTATGGGGAGGAACCCATGCACACAGTTCCTCCACAGGCACAGGCCCCGCCAGCCCAGTACTGGACAATGGCTGGGGACATGTTCAACGCCAGGTTCATTCGAAACTTGCAGGAACGTCGCAGCACCAGGCCTTGGTGA